A region of Chelonoidis abingdonii isolate Lonesome George chromosome 8, CheloAbing_2.0, whole genome shotgun sequence DNA encodes the following proteins:
- the LOC116834710 gene encoding growth hormone secretagogue receptor type 1-like has product MDSISNYSYFQNDTDYYEEQSFSLFDIHVLVPVTIISSILFFLGITGNLLTLFIFKRYKEMRTTVNMYLSSMALSDILIFLGLPSDLYRIWKYKPYIFGDFLCKFLFYLSETCTYCTILHITTLSVERYFAICFPLKAKTTITKCRVKRVILSLWVWALLTASPILFLFGVEDRNGSLPDEAKECNYIERSAHTGLLETMTWVSTIYFFLPVLCLTLLYGLICGKLWRTRHKLRGPQAASREKYHKQTVKMLAVVVLAFVLCWLPFHIGRILFAQTTTILYDITQYFNLIAMLLFYLGASINPILYNVMSQKYRKAMSKILNYSQVWQSRNLTRSERTSLEGTEVNRTYSEATVVRAAAEFCT; this is encoded by the exons ATGGATTCCATCTCAAATTACAGCTATTTCCAAAATGATACAGACTACTATGAGGAGCAGTCATTTTCTTTATTTGATATTCATGTCCTGGTGCCTGTGACTATAATTTCCAGCATCTTGTTTTTCTTGGGTATCACTGGGAATTTGCTAACACTATTCATTTTCAAAAGATACAAGGAAATGAGGACTACAGTTAACATGTATTTATCCAGCATGGCATTGTCTGACATTCTGATTTTCCTTGGTCTGCCTTCTGATTTGTACAGGATTTGGAAATACAAACCATACATATTTGGAGATTTCCTCTGCAAATTTTTATTTTACCTCAGTGAAACCTGCACATATTGCACCATCTTGCACATCACCACTTTGAGTGTCGAGCGGTATTTTGCAATATGCTTTCCTTTGAAAGCCAAAACGACAATCACTAAATGCAGAGTGAAAAGAGTCATCCTTTCTTTATGGGTGTGGGCTCTTCTGACTGCCAGCCCAATTCTGTTCCTGTTTGGTGTGGAAGACCGCAATGGAAGCCTGCCTGATGAAGCCAAGGAGTGCAATTACATAGAACGCTCAGCCCACACAGGGCTTTTAGAAACAATGACTTGGGTTTCaaccatttattttttcctacCAGTGCTTTGCCTGACTCTGCTCTATGGACTCATCTGTGGAAAGCTTTGGCGAACCAGGCACAAGCTGAGAGGACCTCAGGCTGCAAGCAGAGAAAAGTACCACAAACAAACTGTCAAAATGCTAG CTGTAGTAGTCCTGGCTTTCGTGCTTTGTTGGCTACCATTCCACATCGGCCGAATCCTCTTTGCCCAGACCACAACCATCCTGTATGACATCACTCAGTACTTCAATCTCATCGCTATGCTTCTCTTTTACCTTGGAGCATCTATAAACCCAATACTTTACAATGTCATGtcacaaaaatacagaaaagcaaTGAGCAAAATCCTGAACTACAGTCAAGTCTGGCAGTCCAGAAACTTGACAAGGAGCGAAAGGACTTCTCTTGAAGGTACAGAAGTCA